The following DNA comes from Loxodonta africana isolate mLoxAfr1 unplaced genomic scaffold, mLoxAfr1.hap2 scaffold_100, whole genome shotgun sequence.
ataacaacacttcTGATACGAAGCTATCAGCCTATGCCCAGGAGGAAAAATGTAATATGTATTATTATTAAAGGAAAAATCAAGATtaagaaattggaaacaaaaaaatcatcGACAATGGCCCATTTAAAAATACAACTTGTTACTCTGCTTCTGACATCATTATATGAGCCCACGGTTAGCTGGTAAACTACTACAGGGAATACAGCTATCGCATTACAATCAGCCATAGTTATATTTTTACCATTTGCTCTTTAGCTGTGTGCTTGTTCCTTCTAACTAATGCTCGCCAAATCTACCATTTCTAATGATTCTGTTACACAGTCTTCTTTGTTAACACATGATTTCAACATGATGATTTTATGATGCATGAAATAAAACCAacttttctttcacttttttttatgcTACTTATGTAAGCATCCTGTTCCCATAAAAACAACATTTCTAttcccttaaaaaacaaaataaaaacctgttgccatcaagtcgacttccactcacagagaccttacaggacagggtagaacagccccatagggtttccaaggagcacctgctggattcgtactgccaacgttttggttagcacccatagcacttaaccattacaccaccaggatttcctctatTCCCCTGCTCCCTCCAAATCACAATTTTTTTCACCTTGTTTCTTCTCCTGCTAGTATATTAATAAATCTGACATGTCCTCAACAAAATCTCAATGAAACAAaactatgttttatttatttattttatgtgtttattcATTTGACAATACAGAGTTAAAATTATCACACAAATTCTGGAGGTTGAGGGCTTGCAGCCCGATTCAGAAATTCAGACAAATTTTTGACATAGATCTTAATCAGGTCGATCCCTGGCTTGCAAAGCTTCAAAATTCCTTGGTCAGTATTTATAACCTCCTACGTTAGTAACAAAGCTGGGGGCAATCATTTTTGGTAAGTTACCGAACACAAACACCTCTAATGTGATGGATGTGGGCAACATCTTCGCAGAAGCATTAAAATATCAAAATTGAAAGAAAATCTCATTGATAGTATGTACAAAGTTCCCTGCCAAAGCAGTAAATTGTATTTAAGTTTAGCTACAGTGACTATATTTCTACTTTCTGATATCACAGGTTCTGTTTGACATACATTCTACACTTGACACATTCTATTTGACATATATCCCATGTTTTCAATAGAGCTATTAAGTCATTCTGTATTCCTCTTTTACAGATTAAATATTCTCACATCAACTTGACcactttttgacttttttttctagaCACCTGGACAATTTGGGTACTACTACCAGTGTTTATTTGTCTCTTCTGAAGCATGTTGACTATAAATTAATATACCGTCATTGGTTTTATAGGACCAGTGTGAATTGAAATGGAATTATTTCTTCAATTAACTAGGGCATTAGTCTTATTTTATAACTAGAAGCATGACTTCCCATAGATAATAGAGCTATGTAAAGTATGGTGTACATGCTAGTTGACATTTAAGAGAATTCAAAAATTTCTATACATTAATATTAAACCATTTGTACACATTTGTTTTCTGTCTATATATGGGACTCTGTCTCTTAGTAATATAACAttaatgtttttggtttattatttgaATCTATATGATTCTTGAATTCCATTATTTCTTCCAAATTATTTACTTTTTCAGCTTTGTAATGTTCACGTTTTGTAAACCAAGTCTCTATTTGGCctcacctaggaaaccctggtggtgtagtggttaagagctatgcctgctaaccaaaaagtctgcagttccaatccaccaggtgctccttggaaactctatggggcagttctactctgtcatataggatttctatgagttggaagcaacttgatagcaatcttttttttttttttagtcactattgggaaaccctggtggtgtagtggttaagtgctatggctgctaaccaaaaggtcggcagttcaaatccaccaggtgcttcttggaaatcctaggaggcagttctactttgtcctgtagggttgctatgagttggaattgagttggtgGCAATGGATAATCACTACTGAACATAACATGCAGAACAAAACCTAGTGGCAATATCTCAAATTCCATTAATTAACATTAACAAATtcattatccaaaaaaaaaattgagcaaagGTGAACTATTAATTGATACCTGTGCAAGTTTGGGAAGGGTGTAACATCAAATatttaagtgaaaacaagagagattgggaaagtagaaaaataaaaacaattaggaTACTATATCAAAGAGACCAAAAGAGCATTAACTTTATAAAGGAGGGTTTGATAAATATTGTCAAATGTTAAAGAAAGAGGTGAGGAAATCacattatatataaaattatgtttctcattactttttaaagcaaaatttcCTTTGagttagagaaaataaaattttttgaaatttttttcatataaataCATTGAACAATAAGCCAGGgaatttgacaatttttttttaaaaaagagttttaCTACATGTAATTAGGAGTTAGAGAAAGTATCAAAATCTATGTAAAACACATGTTCAATGAATTAAAATGGACCCAGCATCAGGAGGTGGTACTAGCTTCCAAAGACGGCAATATCTGTAGACTTTGTAAATGAGATTAGTCAGATTGAGGACAGCTGAGTTAGACAGCAGAGAACATGGCTCAAAATAAGACATGCTGAAAACCCCAAACATCGGAATGACTTTATTGCGTCTCCAACACGTTTTTTCTATCCCTAAGTTTTACAGCGGAAGCCACATATTACTGTTTCATTGTGCGATGTTTTGATCAATACATAATTTCCTTAAAACACACATTGTAAGTAAACCTTTGATGGCAACCTCTATATTAATTGTGCTTCCCACTTATATTAAGGTGACTTTCAATTGCTCTCTATTACCAATTGAAAGAAGATTTCTATGAAGGAAATCAAGAACCTAATAAAGAATTTGTGTTAGATTCATCCATTGAAGACTCATCTACTTCCTTTAAAAGTCTGTCGTCTATTGGAACCCTTTGTAATAGCTgactgggttgtatcttttttttttgatgggtgtttatgtgtgtgtgactCTGGAAGACAGAAAGGGGAAGAAGGGTTCAGAAAGTTTCAAGAAAAAGGTCAGGGAATGAAAGGAGTGCTGTCATTGGCGCATTCAAATCAGTCAGCAGTGTCCTTAAGAGCCATTTTTTGCATGAAGCCACACTCATTCTTTAACAAATGTAGGTGCGATagggaaagagaaatagaaagaTAAAAGCTTGAAAGTGTAATAAAAGTTTAGTCCTGAAGTTTGATTTAAGCACCCCTTCCATGATAtatatctaaattaaaaaaaaaagtccgttATAACTTCAAAGCATTTATGAAATATGTTATAGATAGCTAACAGTTATCTTAACAAGTGGTAAAAAAGAATGCATATGGGAAaacattgaataaaaaaaaatttttttttttttttggtggaccaAAATATTCTATATGGCTAGTTCTATGTGATATTGTGACTTTTGTCTCTAAATACTTAATCTCCTTTTTTCTACAGCCAAGTGTGCATTATAAATAAGTTCTATTTTAAAAGACCCAGTGACCATATAGACTGATTATAGCATAAACATCCATGCCCCTGTTATTATTTGTCTAATTTATCTTATCTCTAATTAGATACAGATATCTGAGTATTAAAAGAATGTGTTTACTTTGAAAATATTCTAATGAGAACCTGTATGTTTGAATTAGCCCTTGGAAGTTAATCAAAAACTTTATTTTGTTCGGGAAATAACTAAATACTCAATTTAGTTCAGAAAAATTAACCAGGCAGCATCAGAAATGAAGGGATTCTTTTCCTGGTAGTCACATTCCACAAAGCCTTCTTTACTTCCTTATTCCTGAGGCTGTAGATCAGGGGATTCAGCATGGGGATCACTACTGTGTAGAACACAGAAGCCACTTCATCCTGACTCAGGGAGTAACTAGACCTGGGACGCAAATAAGTACAGATGGAGGTTGCATAGAACAGAATTATAGCAGTCAAGTGGGAGGCACAAGTTGAGAATGCTTTGCGCCTCCCCTCCCCTGAATGCATATGAAAGATGGAGAAGAGAATGTAGGAGTAGGAAGTAATGATGACCAGCAGAGTTCCAAACATATTCACGCAGGCAAAAGTGGAAAAGATGCTTTCATTCAGGCTTGTGTCAGAACAAGAGAGCTTAAAAAGAGGGGGGCtgtcacagaagaagtgatgGATGATATTGGAACCACACAATGGTAAGCTGCTTACATAACTTGTGTTAACCATGGAGTTCAGTAATCCTGCTGTAAAGGCCCCAGCTGCCATTTTAAGGCAGACTCTCCTGGACATGATTAAGGAGTAGAGGAGTGGGTTACATATGGCCACataacggtcataggccattaaCCCAAAGAGGATGCATTCAGTTGTTGCCAGGGCGATAAAGAAATACATCTGCAGGAAGCAGCCAGCAAAGGCGATGGTTTTCTTCTCAGACAAGAGATCTACCAGCATCTTTGGGGTGATGGTGGACGAGTAGCAAACCTCCACAAAAGACAAGTTAgccaggaagaaatacatgggtgtGTGAAGTCGAGAGTCTGCCCTGATTAGCAGGATCATCCCCACATTCCCCAGGACTGTGAGTGTGTAAATCACAACAAAGAACAAAAAGAGGGTGATCTGTAGCTCCATGGTGTCTGCTAATCCCAGCAGGATGAACTCGGTCAGTGAGGTAC
Coding sequences within:
- the LOC135229140 gene encoding olfactory receptor 5F1-like gives rise to the protein MTRKNRTSLTEFILLGLADTMELQITLFLFFVVIYTLTVLGNVGMILLIRADSRLHTPMYFFLANLSFVEVCYSSTITPKMLVDLLSEKKTIAFAGCFLQMYFFIALATTECILFGLMAYDRYVAICNPLLYSLIMSRRVCLKMAAGAFTAGLLNSMVNTSYVSSLPLCGSNIIHHFFCDSPPLFKLSCSDTSLNESIFSTFACVNMFGTLLVIITSYSYILFSIFHMHSGEGRRKAFSTCASHLTAIILFYATSICTYLRPRSSYSLSQDEVASVFYTVVIPMLNPLIYSLRNKEVKKALWNVTTRKRIPSFLMLPG